TTATTGGAATACCGTACGTTTCGAAGTACCGAACCGCCCCCGCCACATGCCGGAACTTCACTTTTTGTCCTTCCTTTCCTTCGGGATAATACTCGTTGTAATTGCTCCAATACCGTTCGGGAGTAACATCGGATGTGGTAAATTCCTGAACCGCACTGCTCTGGTACAGCGCGTCCAGAATGCGCTGCCCCTGCGACAGAGCCAGTTGCTCGTCGCGGTAGGCCAGATCGGTATTAAAAACCAGTATGTTCTGTTTGGTGTAGCCCAGATTTGCTTTTTTCATGAACTGAATCTGCTGGCGCATCCCGATTGTTCCGATGATGAAGACAACGGCCAGCGTAAATTGCAGGACAATCAGTGCGTTCTGGCGGATTCGGCCCCGGTTTGGATCAGCGGAGATTTTGCCTTTTACGGCCTCTGTGGTTTTCAGGCTCAACAGATACAGCGCCGGATACGTCCCCGAAACCGTCGCTACTGCCAGGGCAATTCCCAGCACCACCGTAATTGTCGGGTAATCGCTGGCCCAGGAAATGTTGAGCTGCATGTGCCCGGAGCGGAGTTCATTAAATCCCGGAATCAGGTAAGAATAAGCAAACAGCGCGGACAGCCCCAGCGACAGAAGGACCACCAGCCCCGATTCAATCCAGAATTGCTTCAAAACAATCAGCCGCGTGGCCCCAACCACCTGCCGCATGGCGACCTCTTTGGTCCTCGGTAAGGCCGATGCCGTTGTCAGATTTATCAGATTAATGCTGATTATCAACAGCAGAAATGCCGCCATCGTGATGGCTCCGTAAATCAGGCCCGAAAACGTCGGGTTCTGGTCGTGAACGAAATTCCGGTACTCGTTGAGCAAAACCGCCCGATTCTGGCCTTCCGGCGTGAAATGCGCTTTGACCATCGCCGGAAACTTTGCTTCCAGTCTGCGCTTGTCGACCCCTTCCTTCAGCAGAACATAAACCTGGGCAAACGTATTGTACCAGTCCGCATTCTCCTTAAAATAAGGCAGTTCGAGCAGCGTAGCGGTAGGCAGAATGGCCTGAAACTGCTGCGAGGAATTCTCCGGTATTTTTGCCAGAACCCCGGTCACGGTATATTGCAAAGAGTCGTTTAGCGTCAGGCTTTTGCCAACGGGATTGATTGCTCCAAACAGATTCTGGGCGGTTTCTTCACTTAGCACAATCGAACGTTTGCCGCGCAGGGCGGTGCCGCGATCCCCAAATTTCAACGGAAAGCTAAACACCCGGAAAAAAGTCGTATCCACGTACACCGTTGCAGGCTGTAGGTCTTTCTGACCATACCGAATCCAGGGGTTACTCCAGGTCTGAATGTGCGTTCCGGCTTCTATTTCGGCATATTCTTTAACCAGTTGGTCCAGAATGGGGTAAACCGTCTGGTTGTAGGTTTGCCCGTTCGTCTGCGTCTGTACGTAATACAACCGGTCAATGTTCGCGTGAAAACCGTCCCATGTCAGGCACTTTTGCGCAAACAGAATCAGCACAACCACGCACGCCAGCCCGACAGACAGGCCCAGCACATTGATGGTGGTAAACAATCGGTTTTTCCAGAGATTACGGACGGCAATCTTTAAGTAGTTGTACAACATGGCGGTAAGGGTTATGTGCCGGTAAAGCAGCCTTTGGCCGGGGAGGCAAGGGTGAAGTAAATCCGGGAAGCTTCGCCCAATAATCATACCACGCGATTAAAACCGGCTTGATACATCTGCAAAGGCGATTTTTACGTTAAACAACTGTACGATTTCGGACACTTTTGTCCGAATGACCGGACCGCCCGGACCGTATTCTCTTATTAGAAACTTTACCATATTTAGGTGGTTCTGATACTTAGCACCCCAGGTGACGGTTTTTCCTGAGCGTAAGATTGGCTGCCAGCTTTGTCGACTACATATTATGGCAATTTATGCTGAACATCAGGGCGATTTATCTTCCCACTCCTTCGCCAAGCGGGCTGCGGATGATATGCCGTCGGGTGAGGAACTCAGCACCCTGATGGGATCTTTCACGCAGGCATACTGGGAAACCAATGCCGAAGGAATGATCGTGACTGATTCCCCCAGCTGGCGGGCTTACACCGGCCAGACCGTCGGGGAATGGCTGAATGAGGGCTGGCAGAAAGCTCTTCACCCCGACGATCGCGATTACGCCGGGCAACAATGGCAGGAAGCCGTTCAGCAACACACCCCCGTCAATGCCGAGTTCCGATTAGCCCACCCGGATGGCAACTGGCGCTGGACCAACCTGCGGGCTACACCCATTCTGAATCCGGATGGCTCGGTAAAAAAATGGCTGTGTCTGCTCATGGATGTTCCGCCCCGCAGACAAACGGAAGATAAACTGCGCAAACGCGAAGAGGAACTGGCGCGCGTGCAGCGAATTGGTGGAATCGCCGGTATCGACGTTACGGTAGGTGATGGTATCGAAGAATCGACAGGCGGGCGGTCGCCGGAATACCGTAACCTCCACGGTTTATTACCCGATACGGTTTATGAAACACATGCCGACTGGCTGCAACGGCTTCATCCGGACGACCGCGAACGGGCTGAGCGTGTCCTGAAAGACGCACTGGCCGGCACCGACGATAGGTACGAGAACGAATACCGCATCATCCGGCCCATCGACGGGCAGGAACGTTGGCTGAATGCCAAACTGGCCATTGAGCGCGACCCGGCCGGAAAACCCGTTCGTCTGATCGGGGCGCACATTGATATTACCGCCCTTAAACAGACCGAAGCCGCCCTGCGCAGTTCCGAGGAGCGATTTCGCCTGGCGGCCCAGGCTTCTCAATTGTATGCCTGGGAAGTTGATCTGGTCCGACGAACAGTCTGGTTTTCGGAAGCCGCCCCGTCCGTGTTGGGCTATACGGATTTTCCACCGGAATGGGGTGACCCGAGCACGGTCATCAACGCCATCCATCCCGATGACCAGGAGCGGGTGCGCGGAGCCATCCTGACCGCCATTGTGGGCAACGGCGAGTTGACGGTGACCTTTCGAAACCTGACAGCTTCCGGTGCCTACCTATGGGTGGAGTCACGGGCGCAGGTTCAGCGCAACGATACGGGTCAGCCGCTCCGGATGCACGGCGTGGTGATCAACGTCGACGCCCGCATCCGGGCCGAAGAAGCCCTAAGCCAGGCGCATAGCCTAACGCGTGAAATCCTGGAAAGCATTGACGATATTTTTTTCACCGTTGATCGAAATTTCGTTTTTAAATACCTGAATCACAAGGCCGAACTGACCTGGGGGCGGCAACGGGACGAACTGCTGGGCAAATCGATATGGGAGATCTTTCCGCAGGCAATTGGGAGCGAAGCCTACCGGATGCAGCTGAAAGTGATGAAGGATCGGCAGCCCGTCCATTTCGAAACTTTTTCGCCTATTATTAGCCGCTGGATTGCCGTCAGCGTCTTTCCCTCGGTCATGGGCGGACTATCGGTTTACTTTCACGACATCACCGAGGTCCGGCAGGCGCAGGATGCCTTGCGGGAAAGCGAGGAACGGTTTCGCACACTGGTCCAGAATCTGCCGGATTACGCCATTTTCAGTATTGATACCCAGGGCTGCATTACCGATTGGACCGAAGGCGCCCAACGCGTGAAAGGCTACACCGCCGAAGAAGCCATCGGGCAGCATATTTCCATCTTTTTTACCCCCGAAGACCAGACGGCTGGCAAAATAGAAGAGGAAATGACCCAGGCAGCCGAAACCGGCCGGGCCGAGCGCGAAGGCGTGTGCGTTCGAAAAGGCGGAAAACGGCTTTGGGTCAACGAAATCACGACGGCCATCCGCGCCCCGAACGGGCAGCTCGTGGGTTTTACGCAAATCAGCCGCGACATTACAACCCGCAAACAATCGGAGGAATCCCTGCGCGAGTCGCAGGAAAGTCTCCAGCTTATTCTGTCCAGCATCGCCGACCACGGCATCATCACCACCGACATCCGCAACATCATTACCGGCTGGAATCCGGGG
This Larkinella insperata DNA region includes the following protein-coding sequences:
- a CDS encoding PAS domain-containing hybrid sensor histidine kinase/response regulator produces the protein MAIYAEHQGDLSSHSFAKRAADDMPSGEELSTLMGSFTQAYWETNAEGMIVTDSPSWRAYTGQTVGEWLNEGWQKALHPDDRDYAGQQWQEAVQQHTPVNAEFRLAHPDGNWRWTNLRATPILNPDGSVKKWLCLLMDVPPRRQTEDKLRKREEELARVQRIGGIAGIDVTVGDGIEESTGGRSPEYRNLHGLLPDTVYETHADWLQRLHPDDRERAERVLKDALAGTDDRYENEYRIIRPIDGQERWLNAKLAIERDPAGKPVRLIGAHIDITALKQTEAALRSSEERFRLAAQASQLYAWEVDLVRRTVWFSEAAPSVLGYTDFPPEWGDPSTVINAIHPDDQERVRGAILTAIVGNGELTVTFRNLTASGAYLWVESRAQVQRNDTGQPLRMHGVVINVDARIRAEEALSQAHSLTREILESIDDIFFTVDRNFVFKYLNHKAELTWGRQRDELLGKSIWEIFPQAIGSEAYRMQLKVMKDRQPVHFETFSPIISRWIAVSVFPSVMGGLSVYFHDITEVRQAQDALRESEERFRTLVQNLPDYAIFSIDTQGCITDWTEGAQRVKGYTAEEAIGQHISIFFTPEDQTAGKIEEEMTQAAETGRAEREGVCVRKGGKRLWVNEITTAIRAPNGQLVGFTQISRDITTRKQSEESLRESQESLQLILSSIADHGIITTDIRNIITGWNPGAQHLFGYSAEEAIGQPGALIYTPEDRAKGEPQKETDTARRHGRAADERYHIRKDGSRLYISGVMSPLYNNAGQLLGYVKVTRDLTERQQMMEALREADRRKDEFLAMLGHELRNPLAPVRNGLQILSLTAREDEVTSLVSMMNRQIDHLVRLVDDLLDVSRISRGKIELHRERLNLTALVSQAAETIRPLYQSHGRQLHVTLPASPIYLHGDTTRLTQVVNNLLTNGVRYTEQDGEVWLTLEKAGTDAVLRVRDNGIGLTSDQVTVIFDLFVQVDHSLARAQGGLGMGLTLVKRLVEMHGGRVEATSAGLGQGSEFIVQLPIVEKSETLMNTENKNTTAKAPGYRILVVDDNQDSATTLTMLLKLKGHEVQTRYGGRAGLEAAGNVKPQVIILDIGMPEMDGYETCRQIRQHDWGKEMVIVALTGYGQEDDKRKAQEAGFDGHLIKPVDLTSLTQLLDTLFSNERTA
- a CDS encoding ABC transporter permease — protein: MLYNYLKIAVRNLWKNRLFTTINVLGLSVGLACVVVLILFAQKCLTWDGFHANIDRLYYVQTQTNGQTYNQTVYPILDQLVKEYAEIEAGTHIQTWSNPWIRYGQKDLQPATVYVDTTFFRVFSFPLKFGDRGTALRGKRSIVLSEETAQNLFGAINPVGKSLTLNDSLQYTVTGVLAKIPENSSQQFQAILPTATLLELPYFKENADWYNTFAQVYVLLKEGVDKRRLEAKFPAMVKAHFTPEGQNRAVLLNEYRNFVHDQNPTFSGLIYGAITMAAFLLLIISINLINLTTASALPRTKEVAMRQVVGATRLIVLKQFWIESGLVVLLSLGLSALFAYSYLIPGFNELRSGHMQLNISWASDYPTITVVLGIALAVATVSGTYPALYLLSLKTTEAVKGKISADPNRGRIRQNALIVLQFTLAVVFIIGTIGMRQQIQFMKKANLGYTKQNILVFNTDLAYRDEQLALSQGQRILDALYQSSAVQEFTTSDVTPERYWSNYNEYYPEGKEGQKVKFRHVAGAVRYFETYGIPIIEGRAFSDATPADSVSNAVIINEAAMKALGWTTAVGKRIRQQNNDRVYTVIGVSKNYHYQSLKEHIEPLLHWYGGRQRLASYLTVRLTDEAKAPELIRHLEAEFKKLPARRPLSYYYLSDQVDKAYRSIDNIWRMVGFVTLVAIITACAGIFGLISLVTKRRTKEIGIRKVLGASVFSIATLLSTDFLKLVLLALLIGSPIAWWVGEKMLSYFAYQFPIQWWYFAVGGILALGIALLTVSFQSIKAALLNPVKSLRSE